One window from the genome of Helicoverpa zea isolate HzStark_Cry1AcR chromosome 6, ilHelZeax1.1, whole genome shotgun sequence encodes:
- the LOC124631147 gene encoding putative nuclease HARBI1: MASEYLAWDLVVLEHRRDVLMGRQIARNKRNDENPLDLEDGQFLQMYRISKEMFHRLLSELRPSLQRRRPYGLSVESQILTALRFYACGCYQQPVGLQWGCSMSQKSVSRVIRAVTSAINEKLLRKYIKFPMTQGERHAAKQKFRNAPQPFPGVIGAIDCTHIKILAPKTNEESYVSGHHEGHSLNVQAVCDPDLIILNINARWPGARHDAHIWANSPVRSTMKRHFENGDRRAWLLGDDGYPLEPWLMTPIKHQQPGTPEYKYTEAHCSARNIIERCFGVLKSVFRCLSHQRQLMYEPYMAGLIINACAVLHNMRITYKLPEPESTTSMQLVDNSRFHDDMLEVTGSGRAVAERIRRRLINTSFT, translated from the exons atggcttCTGAATATTTAGCATGGGACTTAGTTGTGCTCGAGCACAGACGCGATGTGCTTATGGGTCGACAAATAGCACGAAACAAGCGAAACGATGAAAATCCCTTGGATTTGGAGGATGGCCAATTTCTTCAAATGTATAGAATTTCAAAGGAAATGTTTCACAGGCTACTAAGTGAACTGCGTCCATCTCTCCAAAGACGACGGCCTTACGGACTTTCTGTGGAGTCCCAA ATACTGACGGCACTCCGATTTTACGCATGTGGGTGCTACCAACAACCTGTTGGCTTGCAGTGGGGTTGTAGCATGAGCCAAAAATCTGTTAGCCGAGTCATCCGGGCTGTAACTTCggcaataaatgaaaaacttttaagaaaatatattaaatttccAATGACTCAAGGAGAACGCCATGCGGCAAAACAGAAATTTAGAAATGCCCCACAGCCATTCCCAGGGGTAATTGGAGCCATTGATTGCACCCATATAAAAATTTTAGCTCCTAAGACCAATGAGGAGTCTTATGTGAGTGGTCACCATGAGGGCCATTCATTAAATGTGCAAGCT GTGTGTGACCCtgatcttattattttaaatattaatgctcGATGGCCAGGAGCGAGACATGATGCTCACATATGGGCAAATTCACCGGTGCGCTCAACAATGAAGCGACATTTTGAAAATGGGGACCGCCGTGCTTGGCTGCttg gtGATGATGGATATCCTCTGGAACCGTGGTTAATGACTCCCATAAAACATCAACAGCCTGGCACACCGGAATATAAATATACCGAAGCACACTGCTCAGCTAGGAACATCATAGAAAGATGCTTCGGTGTGCTAAAATCTGTGTTTAGATGTCTATCACACCAACGCCAGTTAATGTACGAACCCTATATGGCTGGCCTAATAATTAACGCATGTGCAGTGCTCCACAATATGCGGATAACATATAAATTACCGGAACCAGAGTCCACCACATCCATGCAGCTGGTGGATAATAGTAGATTCCATGATGATATGTTAGAAGTTACAG gTTCTGGGCGAGCTGTTGCAGAGCGCATAAGAAGAAGGCTAATTAACACTAgtttcacataa